The uncultured Methanoregula sp. genomic sequence TGAAAGTTGCCCAGGCGGATAATGCCCTGAAGATGAACAATGTGATCAACGCCCTTGTCAATGCAGGTATTCCAAGGGACGCGCTCAAGACCACCGGTTACAACATCTACCCGGTCTACGAGGACACAAAGACGCCGTTCGACCAGAAAGTGAAGACCTACCAGGTCACCAACACCCTGACCGTCACCCTTCATGACGTGAGCAAGACCGGCGAGGTTATCGATGTTGCCGTAGCAAACGGCATTAACCAGGCAACTTCCATCCAGTTCATGCTCTCGGACGAACAGTCCCAGGTGCTCAGGACCCAGGCACTCCAGAAAGCGGTAACCCGGGCCCGTGCCGATGCCGACACCGTAGCAGCAGCAATGGGAACAAATATCACCGGTGTAAAAAATGCCGATATCAGCGGCGGGTATTCGCCGGTCCTCTACCAGAACTACCAGTATGATGCCGGTGCTTCCCTCAAAGCGGTAGCGGTCCCTACCCCCATCCAGCCGGGCGATGTTACGGTCACAGCATCAGTAACCATCACCTACACCATCCGATAATTTTTCAGGCTATCCTTTCACAACTTTTTTACCTATGCAGCGTATGATAGTTTCTTGAAGCATAGCTTTGGCATCCGGAAAGAACGGATTCAAATACCGTATCAAAATTTCGAATATCACAAAACAGCGGATACAATCGGATTGATTTTCCAATGGAACGAAATATCGG encodes the following:
- a CDS encoding SIMPL domain-containing protein (The SIMPL domain is named for its presence in mouse protein SIMPL (signalling molecule that associates with mouse pelle-like kinase). Bacterial member BP26, from Brucella, was shown to assemble into a channel-like structure, while YggE from E. coli has been associated with resistance to oxidative stress.), whose translation is MIRRLSLCMVAVAVIAMALVGCVAAADDTSNDHVIHATGSGNIIGTPDRAQITFSVQTENADVKVAQADNALKMNNVINALVNAGIPRDALKTTGYNIYPVYEDTKTPFDQKVKTYQVTNTLTVTLHDVSKTGEVIDVAVANGINQATSIQFMLSDEQSQVLRTQALQKAVTRARADADTVAAAMGTNITGVKNADISGGYSPVLYQNYQYDAGASLKAVAVPTPIQPGDVTVTASVTITYTIR